A single genomic interval of Rhododendron vialii isolate Sample 1 chromosome 3a, ASM3025357v1 harbors:
- the LOC131318924 gene encoding uncharacterized protein LOC131318924, producing the protein MVAESWFRSLWKPQRKREGGPVAVIGVLAFEVASLMSKLIYLWKSLSDKHVVKFREEITNSVGIRKLVSDDDDYIIGLICSETMENLGHVARAVSRLAKKCNDPSLKSFEHVFNELIKIGVDPYGWQFTWRKMDRKVKKMERFISANGNLYQEMESLSELEHTLRRLKGNAESDSITLVEYEKRVAWKQQEVKQLKEISLWNRTYDNAVRLLVRSLCTIYERIGHVFGIGEMDDLKIQDSGGLDSDFIRRSHSVSVLTQQSSVHPSENSSIPRFSSDSLGSLTTKSGPITRTNIKANFYSGPLGNSVTASNPRKNKFMNFFSGPLGRSTTKSGPLARTKNTVLKLWQSRDLLSMLQGQNPLKKTSHSTPGGAFKGCITGGDSSHVKNSYVVSSSVQSGILSSSGSLPQNNNQPIINSKHRYLNAPSGTLGAAALALHYANVIIVIERLVAAPHLIGHDAREDLYNMLPASVRDSLRTRLKPYAKSLTSSIYDTVLAGEWTEAMSGILEWLAPLAHNMIRWQSERSFEHQNLVSRTNVLLVQTLYFADQEKIEATITELLVGLNYVWRFGRELNAKAILDCGSDRTFDSSLEVDG; encoded by the coding sequence ATGGTAGCTGAATCATGGTTTCGGAGTCTATGGAAACCTCAGCGGAAACGTGAAGGTGGGCCTGTGGCAGTCATTGGAGTGTTGGCGTTTGAAGTAGCAAGCTTAATGTCGAAGCTTATTTACCTCTGGAAATCTTTGAGTGATAAGCATGTCGTTAAGTTTAGGGAGGAAATCACAAACTCGGTGGGCATTAGGAAGCTTGTTTCGGACGACGACGATTACATCATTGGTCTAATATGCTCAGAGACGATGGAGAACTTAGGGCATGTGGCAAGAGCTGTTTCCAGGTTGGCAAAGAAGTGCAATGATCCCTCTTTGAAGAGTTTTGAGCATGTCTTTAATGAGCTAATCAAGATTGGCGTTGACCCTTACGGGTGGCAATTTACGTGGAGGAAGATGGATAGAAAAGTTAAGAAGATGGAGCGGTTCATTTCTGCCAATGGAAATTTGTATCAGGAGATGGAGTCCCTTTCGGAGCTTGAACATACTCTGAGGAGACTGAAGGGTAATGCTGAATCAGATAGCATTACTTTGGTTGAATATGAGAAAAGGGTCGCTTGGAAACAACAAGAAGTGAAGCAATTAAAGGAGATATCTTTGTGGAACAGGACCTATGATAATGCAGTTCGCCTTTTGGTGAGATCGTTGTGCACTATATATGAAAGGATTGGTCATGTTTTTGGAATTGGTGAAATGGATGATTTGAAAATCCAAGACTCTGGAGGTCTGGATTCTGATTTCATTCGTCGAAGTCACTCAGTTTCTGTATTGACGCAGCAGTCTTCAGTTCACCCATCTGAGAATAGTTCTATTCCTAGGTTCTCTTCAGATTCCTTGGGGAGTCTGACTACTAAATCTGGTCCAATTACAAGAACGAATATAAAAGCTAATTTTTATTCAGGTCCTCTTGGAAACTCAGTTACCGCATCAAACCCAAGAAAGAATAAATTCATGAACTTCTTTTCGGGTCCTCTTGGAAGATCAACAACGAAATCTGGGCCATTGGCTAGAACAAAGAATACTGTTCTCAAGTTGTGGCAGAGTCGTGATCTCTTATCGATGCTTCAAGGACAGAACCCACTTAAAAAAACCAGTCATTCAACTCCGGGGGGAGCTTTTAAAGGATGCATAACGGGCGGAGACAGTTCTCACGTAAAGAATAGCTACGTAGTATCAAGTAGTGTGCAGTCGGGAATTCTTAGTAGCAGCGGCAGCTTACCTCAGAATAATAATCAACCAATCATCAATTCCAAGCACAGATATTTGAATGCACCTTCTGGAACACTTGGTGCTGCTGCTTTAGCGCTTCACTATGCAAATGTCATTATAGTAATTGAGCGGCTAGTGGCAGCTCCTCATTTGATTGGTCATGACGCGAGAGAGGACTTGTACAATATGTTGCCAGCTAGTGTAAGGGACTCCCTTCGGACAAGGCTAAAGCCATATGCCAAGAGCTTGACTTCATCGATCTATGATACAGTTCTCGCGGGAGAGTGGACGGAGGCTATGTCAGGAATACTAGAATGGTTAGCTCCACTTGCCCATAACATGATTAGGTGGCAGTCTGAGAGGAGTTTTGAGCACCAGAACCTAGTTTCCAGGACCAATGTGCTTCTAGTCCAAACGCTTTATTTTGCTGatcaagaaaaaattgaagcTACGATTACTGAACTTCTGGTTGGTTTAAACTATGTGTGGAGATTTGGCAGAGAGCTCAATGCCAAAGCTATATTGGACTGTGGCAGTGATAGAACATTCGATAGTTCTTTGGAGGTTGATGGGTAA